Proteins encoded in a region of the Oncorhynchus clarkii lewisi isolate Uvic-CL-2024 chromosome 18, UVic_Ocla_1.0, whole genome shotgun sequence genome:
- the LOC139372440 gene encoding protocadherin-20-like isoform X1 yields the protein MFNKTGPGLSSRGVLWGLCILLLYTSPLCCFANFSQAKELVYKIKEGLPSGTLIGSMGSDLHLDLSLDPHVLFNLPQKKPSDQYVTLNSTTGQLFTSGNEIDRETLCPDSSEYNQGCVLSLDVFVLPQQYFQLVKVKILVEDVNDNRPRFPTGEIRVSVPENTQVNARFAVEQSATDPDLGFHGVQTYWLVNDFGVFTLDVEENEGGELTPFLIVTDELDRERQEEYVTDIIAEDGGLPPLLGTATLRIIITDVNDNCPQFTESQVNVTLYGNTTKGEHLSRLHAFDPDQGANAVISYAYSDRVPREARALFHLDRITGVIKLAGQINTATGKFYKLTVLANGPGCVPAVATVTVHVIRVASDPPVITPRYIAAEKDGVVKMKESEPPFSPIAFFTVSNTDQKGQGTECLLEGSGPFRLSPYKRLKNEYLLETTEPLDYEQRQDYELTVVLRNPRGLVIKTFVKILVLDENDNAPVFKQSLYEVSVEENNPPNSFLTQLQATDQDSEARGEVIYTLGSDAPSIFLLERLTGVLTVSTSLDREEKQTYRFMVRAVDRGTPRRESIATVVITVLDRNDNSPRFINKDFTFFVPENFPGFGEIGVLSVTDADAGENGWVALSIVNGSDIFVIDAGRGALRARTPLDREQQGTYYLWIEAVDGGEPSLSCLTVVTVLLLDVNDNPPVVLFPQSNQSYMLVLPSTLPGTSITEVYAVDKDTGMNAVIAYSIIKRKGGEPGSFDIDPDTGNITLKRELSDRGLYSLLVKVSDHGQPEPLHSTVLVNLFVNETVSNESYIQSLLTGEEAEIQMEEKQWYVGKLTERPGREDLFPCQPLLIALSVTCLGLFCIVVTLTAYICCRKLKKWRKRQMKRLEVEMPLKTNGDVRDADRKRTEISNI from the exons ATGTTCAACAAAACAGGACCCGGACTTAGCTCGAGAGGAGTACTGTGG GGTTTGTGTATACTCCTCCTTTACACCAGCCCCCTCTGCTGTTTTGCTAATTTCAGCCAAGCGAAAGAGCTGGTCTATAAGATAAAAGAAGGATTACCCTCAGGGACACTCATCGGGTCCATGGGCTCCGACTTACACTTGGATTTATCCCTCGATCCCCATGTTTTATTCAATCTGCCCCAGAAGAAGCCCAGTGATCAGTATGTCACTCTGAACAGCACTACGGGACAGCTGTTTACGTCTGGGAATGAGATCGACAGGGAGACGCTCTGCCCCGACTCCTCGGAGTACAACCAGGGCTGCGTCCTCTCCCTGGATGTGTTCGTTCTACCCCAGCAGTATTTCCAGCTGGTTAAGGTCAAAATCTTGGTCGAGGACGTTAACGATAATCGGCCGCGCTTCCCGACGGGCGAGATTAGGGTTTCCGTCCCGGAGAACACCCAGGTCAACGCGAGGTTCGCGGTGGAGCAGTCAGCGACGGACCCTGATCTGGGGTTTCACGGGGTTCAGACTTACTGGCTGGTCAACGACTTCGGGGTGTTCACTCTGGACGTAGAGGAGAACGAGGGGGGTGAGCTGACACCCTTCCTCATCGTGACCGACGAGCTGGACCGGGAACGACAGGAGGAATACGTAACGGATATTATAGCAGAGGACGGTGGGTTACCACCTCTCCTTGGCACCGCCACGTTGAGGATTATAATCACTGATGTCAACGATAACTGTCCTCAGTTCACAGAGTCACAGGTCAATGTGACGCTCTACGGGAATACGACTAAAGGAGAGCACCTGTCCAGGTTACACGCCTTCGACCCCGACCAGGGCGCCAACGCCGTGATCAGCTATGCGTACAGCGACCGCGTTCCCCGGGAGGCTAGAGCTCTGTTCCATCTGGACCGGATTACCGGGGTGATCAAACTGGCCGGTCAGATCAACACCGCAACCGGGAAGTTCTACAAACTCACTGTCCTCGCCAACGGGCCCGGTTGCGTCCCTGCCGTCGCCACGGTGACGGTGCACGTGATCCGGGTAGCTTCCGATCCGCCTGTTATTACGCCGCGCTACATCGCGGCGGAGAAAGATGGCGTGGTCAAGATGAAGGAGTCCGAACCGCCGTTTTCCCCAATCGCGTTTTTCACCGTGTCGAACACGGACCAGAAAGGACAAGGGACGGAATGTCTACTTGAAGGATCCGGCCCGTTCCGACTGTCACCTTACAAACGGTTGAAGAACGAGTATCTGTTAGAGACGACGGAGCCGCTGGACTACGAGCAGAGGCAGGACTACGAGCTGACCGTAGTGCTCAGGAACCCCAGAGGTCTCGTCATTAAGACCTTCGTTAAGATCCTGGTTCTGGATGAGAACGACAACGCGCCGGTCTTCAAACAGTCTCTGTATGAG GTCTCCGTGGAGGAGAATAACCCTCCCAACAGCTTCCTGACCCAGCTCCAGGCCACAGACCAGGACAGTGAGGCCAGAGGAGAGGTCATCTACACGCTGGGGTCAGACGCTCCCTCCATTTTCCTCCTGGAGAGGCTGACCGGCGTGCTGACCGTGTCCACGTCTCTGGACCGAGAAGAGAAGCAGACCTACAG GTTCATGGTTCGGGCGGTGGACCGAGGGACCCCCAGGAGAGAGTCTATAGCTACAGTGGTCATCACTGTGCTGGACCGCAATGACAACAG CCCGCGCTTCATCAATAAAGACTTCACGTTCTTTGTGCCGGAGAATTTCCCGGGTTTTGGCGAGATCGGCGTCCTCTCGGTAACAGACGCGGACGCAGGCGAGAACGGCTGGGTGGCCCTCTCCATCGTCAACGGCAGCGACATCTTCGTGATCGACGCGGGGCGTGGCGCTCTCAGGGCCCGTACCCCTCTGGACCGGGAGCAACAGGGGACGTACTACCTCTGGATCGAGGCAGTCGACGGAGGGgaaccctctctctcctgcctcacCGTGGTTACCGTCCTCCTCCTTGACGTAAACGACAACCCTCCCGTCGTCTTGTTCCCCCAGTCTAACCAGTCCTACATGCTGGTGTTGCCTAGCACCCTACCAGGGACCTCCATCACAGAGGTTTACGCCGTGGATAAAGACACGGGAATGAACGCCGTTATCGCCTACAGCATCATCAAGAGGAAGGGTGGCGAGCCGGGGTCGTTTGATATCGACCCGGACACAGGGAACATCACGTTGAAGAGAGAACTGAGTGACCGCGGTCTCTACAGTCTACTGGTTAAAGTCTCGGACCACGGTCAACCCGAACCTCTCCACTCCACGGTCCTGGTCAACCTTTTCGTCAACGAGACGGTTTCAAACGAGAGCTACATCCAGAGTCTTCTCACCGGGGAGGAGGCTGAGATCCAGATGGAGGAGAAGCAGTGGTACGTGGGTAAACTGACAGAGAGGCCCGGCAGGGAGGACCTGTTCCCCTGTCAGCCTCTACTCATAGCTCTGTCAGTGACCTGTCTGGGACTATTCTGCATCGTCGTCACGTTGACTGCTTATATATGCTGCAGGAAACTGAAGAAATGGAGGAAACGTCAAATGAAAAGACTAGAGGTTGAAATGCCTTTGAAGACGAACGGTGACGTGCGCGACGCAGATAGAAAGCGGACGGAAATCTCAAACATTTGA
- the LOC139372440 gene encoding protocadherin-20-like isoform X2, with translation MGSDLHLDLSLDPHVLFNLPQKKPSDQYVTLNSTTGQLFTSGNEIDRETLCPDSSEYNQGCVLSLDVFVLPQQYFQLVKVKILVEDVNDNRPRFPTGEIRVSVPENTQVNARFAVEQSATDPDLGFHGVQTYWLVNDFGVFTLDVEENEGGELTPFLIVTDELDRERQEEYVTDIIAEDGGLPPLLGTATLRIIITDVNDNCPQFTESQVNVTLYGNTTKGEHLSRLHAFDPDQGANAVISYAYSDRVPREARALFHLDRITGVIKLAGQINTATGKFYKLTVLANGPGCVPAVATVTVHVIRVASDPPVITPRYIAAEKDGVVKMKESEPPFSPIAFFTVSNTDQKGQGTECLLEGSGPFRLSPYKRLKNEYLLETTEPLDYEQRQDYELTVVLRNPRGLVIKTFVKILVLDENDNAPVFKQSLYEVSVEENNPPNSFLTQLQATDQDSEARGEVIYTLGSDAPSIFLLERLTGVLTVSTSLDREEKQTYRFMVRAVDRGTPRRESIATVVITVLDRNDNSPRFINKDFTFFVPENFPGFGEIGVLSVTDADAGENGWVALSIVNGSDIFVIDAGRGALRARTPLDREQQGTYYLWIEAVDGGEPSLSCLTVVTVLLLDVNDNPPVVLFPQSNQSYMLVLPSTLPGTSITEVYAVDKDTGMNAVIAYSIIKRKGGEPGSFDIDPDTGNITLKRELSDRGLYSLLVKVSDHGQPEPLHSTVLVNLFVNETVSNESYIQSLLTGEEAEIQMEEKQWYVGKLTERPGREDLFPCQPLLIALSVTCLGLFCIVVTLTAYICCRKLKKWRKRQMKRLEVEMPLKTNGDVRDADRKRTEISNI, from the exons ATGGGCTCCGACTTACACTTGGATTTATCCCTCGATCCCCATGTTTTATTCAATCTGCCCCAGAAGAAGCCCAGTGATCAGTATGTCACTCTGAACAGCACTACGGGACAGCTGTTTACGTCTGGGAATGAGATCGACAGGGAGACGCTCTGCCCCGACTCCTCGGAGTACAACCAGGGCTGCGTCCTCTCCCTGGATGTGTTCGTTCTACCCCAGCAGTATTTCCAGCTGGTTAAGGTCAAAATCTTGGTCGAGGACGTTAACGATAATCGGCCGCGCTTCCCGACGGGCGAGATTAGGGTTTCCGTCCCGGAGAACACCCAGGTCAACGCGAGGTTCGCGGTGGAGCAGTCAGCGACGGACCCTGATCTGGGGTTTCACGGGGTTCAGACTTACTGGCTGGTCAACGACTTCGGGGTGTTCACTCTGGACGTAGAGGAGAACGAGGGGGGTGAGCTGACACCCTTCCTCATCGTGACCGACGAGCTGGACCGGGAACGACAGGAGGAATACGTAACGGATATTATAGCAGAGGACGGTGGGTTACCACCTCTCCTTGGCACCGCCACGTTGAGGATTATAATCACTGATGTCAACGATAACTGTCCTCAGTTCACAGAGTCACAGGTCAATGTGACGCTCTACGGGAATACGACTAAAGGAGAGCACCTGTCCAGGTTACACGCCTTCGACCCCGACCAGGGCGCCAACGCCGTGATCAGCTATGCGTACAGCGACCGCGTTCCCCGGGAGGCTAGAGCTCTGTTCCATCTGGACCGGATTACCGGGGTGATCAAACTGGCCGGTCAGATCAACACCGCAACCGGGAAGTTCTACAAACTCACTGTCCTCGCCAACGGGCCCGGTTGCGTCCCTGCCGTCGCCACGGTGACGGTGCACGTGATCCGGGTAGCTTCCGATCCGCCTGTTATTACGCCGCGCTACATCGCGGCGGAGAAAGATGGCGTGGTCAAGATGAAGGAGTCCGAACCGCCGTTTTCCCCAATCGCGTTTTTCACCGTGTCGAACACGGACCAGAAAGGACAAGGGACGGAATGTCTACTTGAAGGATCCGGCCCGTTCCGACTGTCACCTTACAAACGGTTGAAGAACGAGTATCTGTTAGAGACGACGGAGCCGCTGGACTACGAGCAGAGGCAGGACTACGAGCTGACCGTAGTGCTCAGGAACCCCAGAGGTCTCGTCATTAAGACCTTCGTTAAGATCCTGGTTCTGGATGAGAACGACAACGCGCCGGTCTTCAAACAGTCTCTGTATGAG GTCTCCGTGGAGGAGAATAACCCTCCCAACAGCTTCCTGACCCAGCTCCAGGCCACAGACCAGGACAGTGAGGCCAGAGGAGAGGTCATCTACACGCTGGGGTCAGACGCTCCCTCCATTTTCCTCCTGGAGAGGCTGACCGGCGTGCTGACCGTGTCCACGTCTCTGGACCGAGAAGAGAAGCAGACCTACAG GTTCATGGTTCGGGCGGTGGACCGAGGGACCCCCAGGAGAGAGTCTATAGCTACAGTGGTCATCACTGTGCTGGACCGCAATGACAACAG CCCGCGCTTCATCAATAAAGACTTCACGTTCTTTGTGCCGGAGAATTTCCCGGGTTTTGGCGAGATCGGCGTCCTCTCGGTAACAGACGCGGACGCAGGCGAGAACGGCTGGGTGGCCCTCTCCATCGTCAACGGCAGCGACATCTTCGTGATCGACGCGGGGCGTGGCGCTCTCAGGGCCCGTACCCCTCTGGACCGGGAGCAACAGGGGACGTACTACCTCTGGATCGAGGCAGTCGACGGAGGGgaaccctctctctcctgcctcacCGTGGTTACCGTCCTCCTCCTTGACGTAAACGACAACCCTCCCGTCGTCTTGTTCCCCCAGTCTAACCAGTCCTACATGCTGGTGTTGCCTAGCACCCTACCAGGGACCTCCATCACAGAGGTTTACGCCGTGGATAAAGACACGGGAATGAACGCCGTTATCGCCTACAGCATCATCAAGAGGAAGGGTGGCGAGCCGGGGTCGTTTGATATCGACCCGGACACAGGGAACATCACGTTGAAGAGAGAACTGAGTGACCGCGGTCTCTACAGTCTACTGGTTAAAGTCTCGGACCACGGTCAACCCGAACCTCTCCACTCCACGGTCCTGGTCAACCTTTTCGTCAACGAGACGGTTTCAAACGAGAGCTACATCCAGAGTCTTCTCACCGGGGAGGAGGCTGAGATCCAGATGGAGGAGAAGCAGTGGTACGTGGGTAAACTGACAGAGAGGCCCGGCAGGGAGGACCTGTTCCCCTGTCAGCCTCTACTCATAGCTCTGTCAGTGACCTGTCTGGGACTATTCTGCATCGTCGTCACGTTGACTGCTTATATATGCTGCAGGAAACTGAAGAAATGGAGGAAACGTCAAATGAAAAGACTAGAGGTTGAAATGCCTTTGAAGACGAACGGTGACGTGCGCGACGCAGATAGAAAGCGGACGGAAATCTCAAACATTTGA